One window from the genome of Pyrobaculum ferrireducens encodes:
- a CDS encoding CBS domain-containing protein — MNCGDIAKKPPITITPDKTVEEAAVLMADNHVGLLVIVDRNNPKKPIGVISERDIIRTIAGKAPLTVTVDKAGTMHNFIYVYADEPVTAAARKMKQYNVRHIVVLDRNGELHGVISIRDLIGEKQILDILARDWTPTKE, encoded by the coding sequence ATGAACTGCGGAGACATAGCGAAAAAACCACCAATCACCATCACGCCGGACAAGACAGTGGAGGAAGCCGCTGTTTTAATGGCAGACAACCACGTCGGCCTCCTAGTCATCGTAGACAGAAACAACCCGAAAAAACCCATAGGCGTGATCTCCGAACGCGACATAATTAGAACAATAGCTGGCAAGGCCCCCCTCACAGTCACCGTAGACAAGGCAGGCACCATGCACAACTTCATTTACGTATACGCCGACGAGCCCGTGACAGCAGCCGCGAGGAAAATGAAGCAGTACAACGTCAGACATATAGTGGTGCTGGACAGAAACGGCGAGCTACACGGCGTAATATCAATACGCGACTTAATAGGCGAAAAACAAATCCTAGACATACTTGCGAGAGACTGGACCCCAACAAAAGAATAA